CTGCATTTGGTAAATTACATGGATACTGTAATCTAGATACTGTAAAGAAACAAAACCATGGACTATGATACAATACATGGACAattctgttttaataatttgatGAATTTAACAGACAAAAAATTCAAAGGAGACCATGCAAGAGCATGCTTACTTTGACATGATGTGTGGATGCATGGCCAAAGTGACACAAAACATTCATTAACGAATTATAACgagtataaattcaacattCTTGTGCAACATTAATACTCATACACAATATATCCACACATTATTTTAGAGGGTTACTGTATGTTAGCATAACCTATAGAAAAACATGCTTAGGGCTATATCTTTCAGTTTCATGCCATGCAAAACCTCTTCGCACGCAAAATCTAAGTAATGTCTTCGACTGAGTTTAACTTTTCCCAAGCAGATGATTTCTACATAACAGTCTCTAATAATATCCTGTTTTCAACTGATTTTTATGCAGGATCACAGCACTGGACAATGAAAAAGGTACATGCTTGCAATTTTTCGTGGGGTAACTTCAATTTTTTCATCAGCTAGTTATTAAGCTATTTAGATGATTCATACAGATAACAATTATCGAACAAAAGTTGCTCGTAATCCAAAGTTGGAGAGGCTGGAAAATAACTATTTGTTTCCTGAGGTTGGTGGTGTTTTAGTCCTTTTCCTTGCGTTTTTTGTTGGAAACCATTTTTGACTATGAAATCTTATCTTGTAATGGCGCTTGAAATTAGTTTTCCAAACATAATCGCAAAACAATTGTTGctctatttttttattgcatacTCAAAattcttcttttggtaatagaGCTTGAAATTAATTTTCCAAACATAAACATACTATGATCGAGATtgattgatccaattatccggTGAATTTCTTGCTGTAATGCCTTACAATCATCCCTTTATCTTATGAGGTTTTCATGAATTGCATTTAAAACAGTAATCAAATCAATAAAAGATCACCAGAAAATATTCAACGAGTGATTAGATATCATGAATCTAAAGTCTTACTTCACAGATTTCTGCACGTGAACTTCAACACATCAGAAAGTATCCCGATGCAAAAGTCATAAGCCTTGGCATCGGTGACACCACACAGCCGTTGCCAGATGTCATAGCTTCGAGCATGGCTAATGTAAGCTTCTTTGTAATCCTTTTTGTTGAAGGATTTCTTTATGGCCTACTCTCCATTCATTAATCAGCAATATATTAATACCTTCTTATGATTTGAAATGGTCGAGTAGTTTCATATTGTGCTGCACTCATTAGTTCCAAGtgaatttatgtttattttcagTAGAAAATAATGAACGTTAAATATAGTTCTTTGCACCTTAATCATTCTTCTGTTCTCATTCAATCATGCGCCAATTTATATCATCCAAGTTGACAGTTCATATTGGAATAATTCAATTTCTGCTGTTTCTCTATACTAATTTCCCAGCTAACTTATATATTCTTCAATCTAATTAATTGGAGTTGACTCATAAGTAGTCTAAAAAAACCATCTAAGTCATATTTGTCCAATATGACTCATATCTCGTTGTTTACATCTAGCTTCCAGTTTCTAAATCATGTATTTTTGGTTGCTGGGACTGAAACAATTATTGCTTTAGCAATTTGGCCTCAAACTGGGAAGGTCATAGCAACTTCTTAAGGAAAAATGAGAAGACAATCCGCTTGCTTCAATAGGCTAAATGTAGGAGATTTTCAGTAACGAAAATTTCTTAGTAATTCACCTCTACATCTAAATTTAGAATATGCTCAAAATTTCCTCCCTGGTATATCCTTAAAAGAAGAATTTCCAACTCAAGATATGCTTATCGGACTTTATGTATTAACGAGCGGGAATCGTCGAGGGATTTGTGTAAATAGGTATAATCGATGGAATCGCAGAAAGAGATGACGATAATAACTATAATTATACGAAAGAACCCCTCTTTTCTAATTCCTATGATGCAATTGGAGTTTATCGATAGAAATGAATCAATTTAGATAAGTCTTTTGTGGCTCCGGTGGCGACTAGATCAACACATCATTCCAAAGGCTTTTTATTAACCTCCAAAATAATTCCCATTTAAAAAGTTACAGCTTCGTTAATGTCTCAGATTTAATCATGAATAATCATGGTTGAGTTTTCTTAAGATTTCTAATTTTCTTCTTTTAGAGATAATTTGCGCTGCTTCGTAGGATCCATAATCTTTTTTGTCCTGTAGTTTGGCAGAAACTTGCTTGCTAGTATCACCATCCATATTGGCTATAGAAAACAAACTATTTCGATTTTGTGCTATTATGTTGGGAGTGTTGATTTCTTGGATTTTCTCATCTTGGTGATTTATTGGAataattgaaaattatgattgcTCTCTCATATGAATGCATAGAAATGGAGATCTGGAGATAAACTTAGGGGAGAAAACAAGCCAAATCCCATGGTTTTGAGATTTCCATTATGTTGAGACATATATGTTGCCATTAATTTCATTAAACAGgtttaaataatttgattttgacATTCTATATTGCAGTATGCAGTGGGCCTTTCAACACCTACAGGTTATAGAGGCTATGGAGCTGAACAAGGATGCAAGGTAAAAAGAACTAACTGACATCTGTTTTGGTAGTTAAAAGTAGTAACATTTGCAAACTAGTTGAAGctcttatttttatatcattagTCAACTGAAAGTTAAATTCTTGAAATCCTTTATGATTGTATGATCGTGTAAAGTTAGTTTTTTTTCCGTAGATGACTCAAATTTCAATGTTGCAGGAACTAAGAAACGCAATAGCAAAAACATTTTATGGAAAAATGGGTATAAAGGACACAGAAGTATTTGTATCCGATGGTGCACAATGTGATATCTCTCGCCTTCAGGTATATATAAGATATAACGAGGACTTGAAGGTGCTTGGTTTTCTCTGTTGGTTGCGAGAGTTGGTTGATCTTCACGTTTCTATTTTCTTGCAGCTGTTATTTGGGTCGAATATGTCAGTAGCTGTCCAAGATCCTATTTTTCCGGTAATCGTTGagctttattttgatattttaatctCCTTACGTAAGGAAATCGCTTTTGTGTAATATGATTGATTGTTGCATATCGCATTGTGGCAAAAGTGTGAATGAGCTTATCAGACCATCTGATCTGACCGACTCTTCTTAGACTTTCGGTTGACATATTTGCAAAATAAGGGCATCTACAGAGTAACTATCGGAGTCCATTGTACCGAGTCTCGCAAGATCTTATATTATACATCTTTTAGTCTTTTATGTTTTCTAATTCTAACTAGGCATTCTCAAAGACAGGCTTATGTAGACTCAAGTGTGATAATTGGTCAGACCGGTGATGCTGACAAAGAATCAGGGAGATATGAGAATATCAAGTACATGAAATGCGAGGCTCGTAATGGATTCTTCCCCGACCTCTCAAAAACTCCACGAACCGATATAATTTTCTTTTGCTCTCCAAACAATCCAACCGGCCATGCTGCGACCCGGGAACAATTGGAACAACTCGTGCAATTTGCTCAGGACAATGGATCCATTATTGTGTATGACTCGGCCTATGCTGTTTATATTACAGATGGAAGACCTCGATCAATATATGAGATCCCTGGTGCCAGAAAGGTAAAACTCTGGCTCAAAATTTTGTGTTTTCTGAATTAAGGCATCGACTCTCTGATTTGGAGGATAAAGCTGCAGGTTGCTATTGAAATCTCATCCTTCTCCAAGATAGCTGGATTCACTGGGGTTCGTCTTGGTTGGACTGTGGTGCCTGAGGATCTCTTGTATTTGAATGGGTTACGTGTCATAAATGACTTTAACCGCATTGTTACTACTTGCTTCAACGGTGCTTCCAGGATAGCTCAGGCTGGTGGCCTTGCTAGTTTGTCCTCAGAAGGTTTCAAGGTAAAATATGAAAACTAAATTTAATGTTTGCAAATAGTGATTGTAGCCAGTGGACGATCTAGCGGAGGGAAAGAGATGTCATCACCACCCGTCAAGCggatttttgttttcaaatttaatatgcTTTTTCAAAAGTTACAAGTTTCGACCTCCCAAAATCTATTCAATGCCTCTACCTGACCCTCCTCGTCCCCCGTTTCCCGAATGTTTAGATCTGTCTTCTCAATCTAATGTCGGATAAGAAGTGGCACTTGTTCTCTACCCCCATAAATATTATCTTAATGATTATGTTTGTCCCAATCATATATGTTGCCCTAGAATTCATAAAGTTGCGTAGATATGTTAGTCCTCTCCCCCTATTGGAGAGAAGTTTATAGAGTTGATGAATGCTTCTTGCAAAATTGTTTGCAGAGTGTACTCTCTCTTGTTGATTACTACAAGGAGAATGCTGAGATACTGTTGGAGACTTTTAAATCATTGGGATTGAAGGCATACGGAGGTGAAAACGCCCCTTATCTTTGGGTTCATTTTCCAGGTTCGAATTCTTGGGATGTGTTTAATGAAATACTTGAGAAAGCACACATAATAACAGTTCCAGGAGCTGGATTCGGACCAGCAGGCAAAGAGTTTATAAGGGTTACTGCATTTGGTCAGAGAGAAAACATCCTCGAAGCTTCGAAGAGGCTGAGAAGTCATCTCTCATAGACAAATGGAAAGAGTcagaaaatcaaaagaaaaaaattatataagctTGTTAAGAATTATACATTGTTGTCATTCACTTAATGATTAGCGACCATTTAATGTCATAGATGTAAATAGTCATCACTGGACTGTATCAATATGCGTATATTTGACTTAATATCTTTAGAAAAAACTATTCAAATGCATCTCTCTATACAAGTTCCTTCATAATGCCATTCAAAATCCAGATAGCCCGAGCTAAAATGTACAAAAATATAGTCATCCGCTCTCCCAGGCACGCAAATCGGGCAGaaaatgaatttcaagaaaAGATATATTTGGACATCAAAGATATATATTTACTATTCTAAGGTGCCTGAAAAATATTATCCACAATGATCATAGTATCATGTAAAACTCGTAGACTGACCGATCAGAAGTAGGAAATGCAAGATTAGGACACATATTTTACTTGGTCGAGTGCTGGAGCTAGATATCAAGGATTTGGCAACTAACTAGCTCTGCAGATCCAGCATTTGTAGTGGCAATAACCTTCCAGATATTTTCCCATGATCCTGAAACAGATTCTGAAAACTCTTGCAAAGATTCGCCTAGATTAGCCGTTGAGGTAGATGGAGTGGGATCAAGCCGATTTTGCCTAGTGGCCTGCATAACTGATATGTTATGATTTGCATCTTTACAAATCACGTGCAATCTTCCAAGAAAACCTGCAAGTAGATATGGAGATTCTGAGTCAGCAAGGTCGCGAATGAGTACATCCCCTTCGATTATTTTCCAAGAATCATCTTGATGATCATACAATTTGATCCTGGCACTATCTAGAGAGTTAGATGGCTCCAACGCATATAACTCCTCTTCAACAAGGACACTTAGTTTAGTTCCGGCTTGCCTTGCAGGCCAACCCTCCCCCATGCCAGATGGCATTTCTACCCAAGAATTTGTCTCTGGATCATAGACCTCTCCTCCAACATCAACAAAAAACGGCCAACAATACAAACTTTGAGGAACGTATAGTTTCCCTCGATATGAGGTCATCCCGGTTGCAATGGGTCTCAGTAGGTCAGCAAGAAAAGCAGTTGGCAGAACCTGAGCTTTTGAAAATGGCATGCTGGGTACCTCAGACCATATACCAGAGCACGGATCGAAAACTTCTGCTGATTGAAGAGGAATAAGCCCACCTCGTCCCCGAGTAACACCGCCAACAACATAAAGTTGGTTGTTTAAGACACCGGTCTTGCAATAAGCTCTGCCAGTAGACATGGGAGCCACTTCAGTCCAAGAATTTACAACAGGATCGTAACGCCAGGCAGATTTCGTGGCTGAAGCCCTACAAAATCCACCAAGGACATATAGGCATCCATTAACAGCTCCGATTGCACAACCACAAAAAGAGATTTGGTCCAATGCATCCTTCCTCCCAAACAATGCCTTTATGGCATCTGCAACAACACTTGAATTGACCATGTTCCACAATCGAAGACCAGATAGGCCCCATCTCGTTCCATCTTCAGCAGCAACATTTGGCATTAGAGGCAACCGTTGCCATATATTGGAGACTGGGTCCAGCGCATACCATACGAGTCTAGCACCATCAATCTTAGTCAATATGTATAGCCATTCTTCCGTTGCACCAAGTTCTTTTCTTAGTTTAAAAAGTTCTCTGCTCGTTAAAGCAGCTTTCCAGCTTCTTGAAACCAACTTTGCATTGAGATGCCAAACTCTTGGAAGCCAGGcaagaatctgaatcgacaaCTCATCAGGAAGACTAGGAATTAATCTTGGATTTTCGTCCCAAAACCCGTCAGATGTCCGTAATCTCTTACATGCTTCACTTTGCGACACCTCAAAGAGGTCACTGGCGCTCACCTTATGATTATTAAGACTCAATCTAGCTCCCATCGACTCCTTTCTTGATTCTTTAATCAGTAAAAACAAAGAGAACTCACCGCCAACTTCTATATAACATGTGTAAGCGAAATTTCCTAGATAATTTCAAAGACCAACAAGTCACTGATCAGAACAAATGAAATTACTTAATTAAGAAGTGTAACCACATCAACATCCTTCACTTCCAATAGAAAACTAGTAAACTATTAAATTCCACATCGAAACAACATTAATGGCAGAAACTGCAACCCATCATATAGTCTAGATCGTAAATCCGAGGGAAAATCTAGAATTATGGATTGATCCCATTAGCTGTTAATGACCAACTATTTCAGTCACAAGTCAACCACATATCAGTCTCAAAAAATCTCAAGGTCTCCTCTGGAAAAAGAGAAGGAAGACTGAAACTCCCGAAGTCTCAAACTAACCATGGAACCAAAAATCAGGCAACAGCTTAGTATAAAAAGCAGATGTAATTTCATTATTTACCATAAACTGGAAATCAATCCAGCGATTAAATTGTTTTTGCTGAGCCATTTCAGTGACAAAGAATTTGAAAGTTCAAACCactcaaaatactaaaattacaattcaaatacaaatagctcacaaaaaaaaacaacaaaatgttgCGAGCATTTAGCATTctttattcaaaacaaaaaaaatcgcAAAATCCTGCGAAATTAAAGAGAGCCCGGATGAGAAATCCTGAAATCGAGATCCCCGAAGAACCACATACCAAATTTTACGTCCAAACAAACAAGAATTCAGCCCGATACACACCCACAAGAACACCACCACCAATATCAAAAGATAATCAATCAATTTACCTCAAATCCACAGACAAAATCACGTACCAGTCTCAGATTGCGCACAGAGGTGTAGGCATTATTTAGTGGTCGtattttcggatttttttttgtggtactaatttttttttaaaattttattacgTAGGGGCTCGCCCCCTTTTCCACAGCCTTTGGTGACTTCTGATTAAACTAGTTCATCTTCattctattttatatataaaaaactaattatttattagaaaataatatattgattgACAGAATTTTTTGGTGGCTAATGAAGTTTAATAGTgttcaaatgaaaaaaaaaaaccatcttCAAAATGTGATAAACCATCCTCTTGACTAAATTTTTTAATCCATCAATTattaaattgacattttttgttAGGAGAAATAATTGGTTCAGCCGTAAAAacgataaaaatatgattttggaTTATTGTATGATTTAGATTGTTTAAATTACTTCATGACAAAACCTCACGTAAGATTTTTTATGGATCAAATTTGTGAGATGAATCTTTTACAACCCGACCTGTCCAAACTATTCGATCTAACCCGAGCTTCTGACATTTGCTCAAGGCAGTAAATCTGTGTGCAAAATCCGCTATGGTCGCCAATCTGGTTACCGTGTTGTCTCTGCTCACTTGTGGCTTTTTTCGAAGTTGCTGCCATTGTTTGAAGCTACTAAAATGCTTGCACTTGCCGCTcgtatttttcgaaaatcttcTTACTGCAAATTAATTACGGTTATTTGATTTTTGGATCATGAGATATTGGAACGATGAGCAGGTTTAATCGATATATGGAATGGCTCCAGAACATTTACAAGTCCCAGTTTGTATAATTGGTTTGGGCATCGCCCCATACCCGAACATCTTAATGGGACTTGTAACATATTTTATAACATACTCCCTCAAGTCTAAAGCCCGAGGTAATGAGGCTTCATATGTAAACATTGGGTTGCATTGAAATCAGATCAAGTACGTGGCTAGGCTCTGGGTGAATATGGCTCGACCATGCATGGGCTTGGCCTAGCAAGCAGGGCCTCAGCCGAGCAGAGGTTTCAGTCTAACAGGTAAGGCCTCGGCCGAGTAGGGGATCGGCCGAGTATGACTCAGGGCTCGAGAAAGGTTAGGGCTTGAGAAAGGTTGATTTTCGGGGGCATCAATATCACTAGACCGGGTCCAGAGATATTTTTGATATCAATTAGTGTTGTATGAGGGAAATTAAAAAAGAGACATAGATAAGATGGTTAGTACTAGGAGTAGATTGGGAGAGAACAACCATCGACCCCCAACTGGCGACTGATCATTACTACCGTACAACAAGTCTTGGATTAAAGACTTGACAACAATTCTCTTCCCAGAGGAAATCATGAAGCCCAAACTCAGGAGATACAATTATTAAAAGAGGATATGAAACTTCTTAGAGAGGAGAGGAATACACCCTTGCCCCCTCCAGCCCAGGGGATTCTTATCTCCACCGAGATACTTGATACTTGCTGCTGAATTGCCttagaattttaaatttcctAACGTTGGAGAGTACGATGGCAAGGGAGATCCAGAAGAACATCTAGCTCAGTTTGAGAATGCTGCATTACTTCACCAGTACTTTGATCCGCTCAAGTGTAGGTTCTTCCTAACCACTTTGGTCAGCTTGAACAATAATCCATCTTGCTTAGGCCAGGGAATATAAGAATTTTTTCAAGACTTCGACAGAACATTTCTACGTTAATTTGCAAGCAGTAAGAAGCATCCACTAACATCACTAAGTTTCTTCAATATCAAACAACAAGAATAGGAAAATCTACGAGAGTTCATTAAAAGGTTCAACAAGATGGTCATGGATGTTCCCTCGAATATTTCAGATATACTGACAAGTGCCTTTACCCAAGTTCTTGGTAAAAAAAATCCCCAAAATACTTTTTAGAAGCTATTGGCTAGGGCGGATAAACAATTGAACCTACCACGGCGTCCTTTAAATTTTccgataaatcaattaaatatccTAAAAGAGTAGTAGAGAATGTTATGTTAAAGatggaaaaatttatttttctcttgATCTTGTAATTCTTGACATGGACAATGATTGTGAATCATCACTAATATTTGGACGTCCATTCTTCGCATCTAGTAGAGCACTGATCGATGTGGAAAAAGGAGAATTGATACTTAGGTCGAATGGAGAACAACTTGTGTTTAAAATGTTTAATCATAATACTCTTTCACCTAAACTCAATTCATGCCCCAAGGTTGATGCTTATGATTCTTATATTAATAAAAGAATGCTTGTGGAAACTATCAATGAATAATCTGTTGTGAAAGATAAAAGGATAGTGGCAAAGCCACAACATTCAAATTTTCGGTGAAAGAAAATCTTGATATTGAAACTATAGCATTGAACTCATGTGTGGAATATACTATGTTGAACAATTCTAGTGCACCTTTGACCGTGTATTATCATCGATAGGTAAGGAGGAAATTGGATTAGCACGAGAGTTATGTGACTACATTCATGCTATGGATGGAACATCGATAATATCAAAGGACATAGACTCACAGTGACGATGGATGCAAATATCAAAGAAGCGAATCGTGGAAAACATGACCCCACGATAGCAAATTATCCATCTTAAATGTGAAGGGAATATAGTAAGGCTGACAACTTCAAATAAAGTGTTATGTGGAAAGAAACTCATAcatgttatttttttgtttccttgtttggtttatctttttattgatttcaatttatttaatttagtcgAGTACATGTTTTCAA
This genomic interval from Primulina huaijiensis isolate GDHJ02 chromosome 14, ASM1229523v2, whole genome shotgun sequence contains the following:
- the LOC140956890 gene encoding aminotransferase ALD1, chloroplastic-like isoform X1 is translated as MYGRFYLSLVKNWHLEHIKEQCKFQSTRKPCFFVVMKWGQGITALDNEKDNNYRTKVARNPKLERLENNYLFPEISARELQHIRKYPDAKVISLGIGDTTQPLPDVIASSMANYAVGLSTPTGYRGYGAEQGCKELRNAIAKTFYGKMGIKDTEVFVSDGAQCDISRLQLLFGSNMSVAVQDPIFPAYVDSSVIIGQTGDADKESGRYENIKYMKCEARNGFFPDLSKTPRTDIIFFCSPNNPTGHAATREQLEQLVQFAQDNGSIIVYDSAYAVYITDGRPRSIYEIPGARKVAIEISSFSKIAGFTGVRLGWTVVPEDLLYLNGLRVINDFNRIVTTCFNGASRIAQAGGLASLSSEGFKSVLSLVDYYKENAEILLETFKSLGLKAYGGENAPYLWVHFPGSNSWDVFNEILEKAHIITVPGAGFGPAGKEFIRVTAFGQRENILEASKRLRSHLS
- the LOC140956890 gene encoding aminotransferase ALD1, chloroplastic-like isoform X2, with amino-acid sequence MLRAISFSFMPCKTSSHAKSKITALDNEKDNNYRTKVARNPKLERLENNYLFPEISARELQHIRKYPDAKVISLGIGDTTQPLPDVIASSMANYAVGLSTPTGYRGYGAEQGCKELRNAIAKTFYGKMGIKDTEVFVSDGAQCDISRLQLLFGSNMSVAVQDPIFPAYVDSSVIIGQTGDADKESGRYENIKYMKCEARNGFFPDLSKTPRTDIIFFCSPNNPTGHAATREQLEQLVQFAQDNGSIIVYDSAYAVYITDGRPRSIYEIPGARKVAIEISSFSKIAGFTGVRLGWTVVPEDLLYLNGLRVINDFNRIVTTCFNGASRIAQAGGLASLSSEGFKSVLSLVDYYKENAEILLETFKSLGLKAYGGENAPYLWVHFPGSNSWDVFNEILEKAHIITVPGAGFGPAGKEFIRVTAFGQRENILEASKRLRSHLS
- the LOC140956890 gene encoding aminotransferase ALD1, chloroplastic-like isoform X4 yields the protein MKGNSSLKIPRITALDNEKDNNYRTKVARNPKLERLENNYLFPEISARELQHIRKYPDAKVISLGIGDTTQPLPDVIASSMANYAVGLSTPTGYRGYGAEQGCKELRNAIAKTFYGKMGIKDTEVFVSDGAQCDISRLQLLFGSNMSVAVQDPIFPAYVDSSVIIGQTGDADKESGRYENIKYMKCEARNGFFPDLSKTPRTDIIFFCSPNNPTGHAATREQLEQLVQFAQDNGSIIVYDSAYAVYITDGRPRSIYEIPGARKVAIEISSFSKIAGFTGVRLGWTVVPEDLLYLNGLRVINDFNRIVTTCFNGASRIAQAGGLASLSSEGFKSVLSLVDYYKENAEILLETFKSLGLKAYGGENAPYLWVHFPGSNSWDVFNEILEKAHIITVPGAGFGPAGKEFIRVTAFGQRENILEASKRLRSHLS
- the LOC140956890 gene encoding aminotransferase ALD1, chloroplastic-like isoform X3, encoding MHAQSDGLVIRITALDNEKDNNYRTKVARNPKLERLENNYLFPEISARELQHIRKYPDAKVISLGIGDTTQPLPDVIASSMANYAVGLSTPTGYRGYGAEQGCKELRNAIAKTFYGKMGIKDTEVFVSDGAQCDISRLQLLFGSNMSVAVQDPIFPAYVDSSVIIGQTGDADKESGRYENIKYMKCEARNGFFPDLSKTPRTDIIFFCSPNNPTGHAATREQLEQLVQFAQDNGSIIVYDSAYAVYITDGRPRSIYEIPGARKVAIEISSFSKIAGFTGVRLGWTVVPEDLLYLNGLRVINDFNRIVTTCFNGASRIAQAGGLASLSSEGFKSVLSLVDYYKENAEILLETFKSLGLKAYGGENAPYLWVHFPGSNSWDVFNEILEKAHIITVPGAGFGPAGKEFIRVTAFGQRENILEASKRLRSHLS
- the LOC140956890 gene encoding aminotransferase ALD1, chloroplastic-like isoform X6 is translated as MANYAVGLSTPTGYRGYGAEQGCKELRNAIAKTFYGKMGIKDTEVFVSDGAQCDISRLQLLFGSNMSVAVQDPIFPAYVDSSVIIGQTGDADKESGRYENIKYMKCEARNGFFPDLSKTPRTDIIFFCSPNNPTGHAATREQLEQLVQFAQDNGSIIVYDSAYAVYITDGRPRSIYEIPGARKVAIEISSFSKIAGFTGVRLGWTVVPEDLLYLNGLRVINDFNRIVTTCFNGASRIAQAGGLASLSSEGFKSVLSLVDYYKENAEILLETFKSLGLKAYGGENAPYLWVHFPGSNSWDVFNEILEKAHIITVPGAGFGPAGKEFIRVTAFGQRENILEASKRLRSHLS
- the LOC140956890 gene encoding aminotransferase ALD1, chloroplastic-like isoform X5, producing MEVSLETTRITALDNEKDNNYRTKVARNPKLERLENNYLFPEISARELQHIRKYPDAKVISLGIGDTTQPLPDVIASSMANYAVGLSTPTGYRGYGAEQGCKELRNAIAKTFYGKMGIKDTEVFVSDGAQCDISRLQLLFGSNMSVAVQDPIFPAYVDSSVIIGQTGDADKESGRYENIKYMKCEARNGFFPDLSKTPRTDIIFFCSPNNPTGHAATREQLEQLVQFAQDNGSIIVYDSAYAVYITDGRPRSIYEIPGARKVAIEISSFSKIAGFTGVRLGWTVVPEDLLYLNGLRVINDFNRIVTTCFNGASRIAQAGGLASLSSEGFKSVLSLVDYYKENAEILLETFKSLGLKAYGGENAPYLWVHFPGSNSWDVFNEILEKAHIITVPGAGFGPAGKEFIRVTAFGQRENILEASKRLRSHLS
- the LOC140956889 gene encoding F-box/kelch-repeat protein At1g22040-like gives rise to the protein MGARLSLNNHKVSASDLFEVSQSEACKRLRTSDGFWDENPRLIPSLPDELSIQILAWLPRVWHLNAKLVSRSWKAALTSRELFKLRKELGATEEWLYILTKIDGARLVWYALDPVSNIWQRLPLMPNVAAEDGTRWGLSGLRLWNMVNSSVVADAIKALFGRKDALDQISFCGCAIGAVNGCLYVLGGFCRASATKSAWRYDPVVNSWTEVAPMSTGRAYCKTGVLNNQLYVVGGVTRGRGGLIPLQSAEVFDPCSGIWSEVPSMPFSKAQVLPTAFLADLLRPIATGMTSYRGKLYVPQSLYCWPFFVDVGGEVYDPETNSWVEMPSGMGEGWPARQAGTKLSVLVEEELYALEPSNSLDSARIKLYDHQDDSWKIIEGDVLIRDLADSESPYLLAGFLGRLHVICKDANHNISVMQATRQNRLDPTPSTSTANLGESLQEFSESVSGSWENIWKVIATTNAGSAELVSCQILDI